DNA sequence from the Cupriavidus oxalaticus genome:
CCATCAGGCCGGCGGCCAGCGCCACCAGCGTCCAGATCAGGCCCAGGCGGCGCAGCCAGGCACCGGCGCGGTGCAGCGGCGAGTCGTCCTCGTCGAACATCGGGACATGCGGTCCCGGCATGGCGAGTTGCGGCACCGGCACGGCCACTTCGGCCTTCCTGCGCGCGAGCGCGATCCGGCGCGCGGCGGCGAGCCGTTCGGCAATGTCGGCCGGCAATGCCTCGGCACTGGCATCGAGTGCTGTGCGAATCTCATGGGCGAACCGGCGTTCGCGGATATCTCTCTCGTTTATGCTCATAGTCGGACCCCCCGTGCGCGCAGCGCTTGCGCCAGAGTATGCGTGGCACGGGAACAGTGCGTCTTGACGCTGCCCTCGGAGCAGCCCATGACGGCTGCGGTTTCGGCAACGTCCATATCTTCCCAGTAACGCATCAGGAATGCCTCGCGTTGACGCGCCGGCAGGCGCTGGATCTCCTGCTCGATGATCTGCATCACCTGCGCGCGCTCGACCTTGTCGGCGCTGCTTTCCGCCGATTCGGAGCCGGCCTGCGCCTCCAGCGTCTCCAGCAGGTCGTTGTCGTCGCCGTTGCGGTCGTCGCGCAGGCTGGAGAACAGCGTGACCCACGTGTTGCGCACCTTCTGGCGGCGGAACCAGTCGTGGATGGTGTTCTGCAGGATGCGCTGGAACAGCGGCGGCAACTCGGCTGCGCCCTTGTCGCCGTATTTCTCGGCCAGCTTGATCATGGCGTCCTGCACGATATCCAGTGCCGCCTCGTCGTCGCGGACCGCGAACACGGCCTGCTTGAAGGCGCGGCGTTCGACGCTGGCGAGAAAATCGGTCAGTTCCTGGTCGGTGGCCATTCAGGCGGAATGCGGCTTGGTGTGCGGCTTGTTGCGGCGTCGTTTGCTAGGTCCTTGCCGAATGTGCTGCGTAGGGCCCGTAGCATGCGCAAGGTGCTGCGATGCTAGCAAAAAAACCTGCGCATGTACCATCTTGTATTGAGGGAAATACATTGCGCCGCGGGGGAGCTGTCATCCATCCCTGCGTAAAACCCCTGACAAGCCTGCGCAAAACAACCATAGACCGCACTGGTGCATTGCAGTATCATCGACGGTTCACACGACATCAGTGGTTGTCTCATCCGGCCGCTTATGAGGCGGTCTTCCATGCAGACGCGCACCGCTTGAACCCGAGCCACAAGTTCGGCAGAGAGCATCCAAACAATTTTTTGCCGAAAATTGCAAAGGACTGAAATGAACATGCCCAGTGCGGAATTCTCCCACGCAGACAGCAATTCATCTGCCGCACCCGAAATGATCGGGGCGGAAATTCTCGTTCACGCACTTGCCGAAGAAGGCGTCGAGTACGTCTGGGGCTACCCCGGCGGCGCAGTGCTGTATATCTACGACGAGCTCCACAAGCAAAAGAAGTTCGAGCACATCCTGGTGCGCCACGAGCAGGCCGCGGTCCATGCCGCGGACGGCTACGCACGCGCAACGGGCAAGGTGGGTGTCGCCCTGGTGACCTCGGGTCCCGGCGTGACCAATGCGGTCACCGGCATTGCCACCGCATACCTCGACTCGATCCCGATGGTGGTGATCACCGGCAACGTGCCGACCCACGCCATTGGCCAGGACGCCTTCCAGGAGTGCGACACCGTCGGCATCACCCGCCCGATCGTCAAGCACAACTTCCTGGTGAAGGACGTGCGCGACCTCGCCGCGACCATCAAGAAGGCGTTCTTCATTGCCTCGACCGGCCGTCCGGGCCCGGTGGTGGTGGACATCCCCAAGGATGTCTCGCGCAATGCCTGCAAGTACGAGTACCCCAAGTCGATCGACATGCGCTCGTACAACCCGGTGAACAAGGGCCACTCGGGCCAGATCCGCAAGGCGGTGGCACTGCTGCAGAACGCGGAGCGCCCGTACATCTACAGCGGCGGCGGCGTGGTGCTGGCCAATGCCAGCGATGAGCTGCGCCAGCTGGCCGCGATGACCGGCCACCCGGTGACCAACACGCTGATGGGCCTGGGCGCGTTCCCCGGCACCCACAAGCAGTTCGTCGGCATGCTTGGCATGCACGGCACGTATGAAGCCAACATGGCCATGCAGAACTGCGACGTGCTGATCGCCATCGGTGCCCGCTTCGACGACCGCGTGATCGGCAACCCCTCGCACTTCACCTCGCAGGCGCGCAAGATCATCCATATCGATATCGACCCGTCGTCGATCTCGAAGCGCGTCAAGGTCGATATCCCCATCGTCGGCAACGTCAAGGACGTGCTGCAGGAACTGATCGCCCAGCTCAAGGCCAGCGACGTCAAGCCCAAGCGCGAGGCCCTGGCCAAGTGGTGGGAGCAGATCGAGCAATGGCGCTCGGTAGACTGCCTGAAGTACGACCGCGACTCCGAGATCATCAAGCCGCAGTACGTGGTGGAAAAGATCTGGGAACTGACCCACGGCGACGCCTTTATCTGCTCCGACGTCGGCCAGCACCAGATGTGGGCCGCGCAGTTCTACAAGTTCAACGAGCCGCGCCGCTGGATCAACTCCGGTGGCCTGGGCACGATGGGCGTGGGCCTGCCGTACGCGATGGGCATCAAGAAGGCATTCCCGGAGAAGGAAGTCGTCACCATCACCGGTGAAGGCTCGATCCAGATGTGCATCCAGGAACTGTCGACCTGCCTGCAGTACGACACCCCGGTGAAGATCTGCTCGCTCAACAACGGCTACCTCGGCATGGTGCGCCAGTGGCAGGAGATCGAGTACGACAACCGCTACTCGCATTCCTACATGGACGCGCTGCCCGATTTCGTCAAGCTGGCCGAGGCCTACGGGCATATCGGCATGCGCGTCGAGAAGACGTCCGACGTCGAGCCGGCGCTGCGCGAGGCGTTCCGCCTGAAGGACCGTACCGTGTTTCTGGACTTCCAGACCGATCCCACCGAAAACGTCTGGCCGATGGTCCAGGCGGGCAAGGGCATTTCCGAAATGCTGCTCGGCGCGGAGGACCTGTAATGCGACACATCATTTCGGTCCTGCTGGAAAACGAAGCCGGCGCGCTGTCGCGCGTGGTGGGCCTGTTCTCGGCCCGCGGCTACAACATCGAGACGCTGACCGTGGCGCCGACCGAGGATTCCTCGCTGTCGCGCATGACGATCGTCACGACAGGTTCGGATGACATCATCGAACAGATCACCAAGCACCTGAACCGCCTGGTGGAGGTGGTCAAGGTGGTCGACCTGACCGAAGGCGCGCACATCGAGCGCGAGCTGATGCTCGTCAAGGTGCGCGCGGTCGGCAAGGAGCGCGAGGAAATGAAGCGCACCGCCGACATCTTCCGCGGCCGCATCATCGATGTCACGGAGAAGACCTACACCATCGAGCTGACCGGCAACGGCGGCAAGCTCGATGCGTTCCTGGACGCGATCGACCGTACCGCCATCCTGGAGACCGTCCGTACCGGCGGCTCGGGCATCGGCCGCGGCGAGCGCATCCTGAAGGTCTGATCCACAGCCGCTCGCACAGCCAGTCGCACAGGTTCAAGCAGTATCCCCCGGGCGGCGCGATCCGTGCGCACACAATGTGCACGAGGATGCCGCCCCCCTCATATAAAAGACAGAGATTGAAGGATTTATCATGAAAGTGTTTTACGACAAGGACGCCGACCTCTCGCTGATCAAGGGCAAGAACGTCACCATCATCGGTTATGGCTCGCAGGGCCACGCCCACGCGCTGAACCTGAAGGATTCGGGCGTCAACGTGACGGTCGGCCTGCGCAAGAGCGGCGCGTCGTGGAACAAGGCGGCCAACGCCGGCCTGCAAGTCAAGGAAGTGGCCGAGGCCGTCAAGGGCGCCGACGTGGTCATGATCCTGCTGCCGGACGAGCAGATCGCCGACGTGTACAAGAACGAAGTGCACGACAACATCAAGGAAGGCGCCGCGCTGGCCTTCGCCCACGGCTTCAACGTGCACTACGGTGCCGTGATCCCGCGCGCCGACCTGGACGTGATCATGATCGCGCCGAAGGCCCCGGGCCACACCGTGCGCGCCACGTACACGCAAGGTGGCGGCGTGCCGCACCTGATCGCCGTGCACCAGAACAAGTCCGGCGCCGCCCGTGACATCGCCCTGTCGTACGCCACCGCCAACGGCGGCGGCCGTGCCGGCATCATCGAGACCAACTTCCGCGAAGAAACCGAAACCGACCTGTTCGGCGAGCAGGCCGTGCTGTGCGGCGGTACCGTCGAGCTGATCAAGGCCGGTTTCGAAACGCTGGTGGAAGCCGGCTACGCGCCGGAAATGGCCTACTTCGAGTGCCTGCACGAACTGAAGCTGATCGTCGATCTGATCTACGAAGGCGGCATCGCCAACATGAACTACTCGATCTCCAACAACGCGGAATATGGTGAGTACGTCACCGGCCCGCGCGTGGTGACCGAAGAGACCAAGAAGGCGATGAAGCAGTGCCTGAAGGACATCCAGACCGGCGAATACGCCAAGAGCTTCCTGCTGGAGAACAAGGCCGGCGCCCCGACTCTGATCTCGCGCCGCCGCCTGAACGCCGAGCACGAGATCGAAGTGGTTGGCGAGAAGCTGCGCGCGATGATGCCGTGGATCGCCAAGAACAAGATGGTCGACCAGTCGAAGAACTGATCTGTAGCGCTGCCTGATGGCCCGCGCCGCACGGCGGCGGGCCGAAGCCGTTCAGCGTTCCGTGCCATGCCCTTCTATCATCGGAAGGGGACTGCCGGGACCTGAACGGCTTTTTGTTATCCTTGTCGAACTTTTCGGGCAAGGCGTGCGCCTGATGCTGCTCCGCGACATGGATCGGCAAGCGCCGCCGTGGCGGATACCGCCGCCGTTGCACCGTCTCGCCCTGATTTTGACTCCACCGAATCTCGTACTGCATGAACTATCCTCATCCGCTGATCGCCCGTGAAGGCTGGCCGTTCCTGGCCGGCGCCTTTGTCATTTCGCTGCTGGTGCACGCCAGCGCGGGCTTCTGGTGGGCGCTGCCGCTGTGGATCATCACGGTGTTCGTGCTGCAGTTCTTCCGTGATCCGCCGCGCCCGATCCCGTCCGCGCCCAACGCGGTGCTGGCGCCGGCCGACGGCCGCATCGTCGTGGTCGAGAAGACCATGGATCCGTATGCCAACCGCGAGGCGCTGAAGATCAGCGTCTTCATGAACGTCTTCAACGTGCATTCGAACCGCGTGTCGGTCGATGGCGCGGTGGAGAAGGTCGAATATTTCCCGGGCAAGTTCGTCAACGCCGACCTGGACAAGGCTTCGGTCGAAAACGAGCGCAATGCCGTGGTCATCCGCCGTGCCACCGACGGCCAGGTGGTCACGCTGGTGCAGGTGGCGGGCCTGGTGGCGCGCCGTATCCTCTGCTACACCAAGGTCGGCGACAAGCTCTCGCGCGGCCAGCGCTATGGCTTCATCCGCTTCGGCTCGCGCGTGGACGTGTACCTGCCGCTCGACGCGCGTCCGCGCGTGACCATTGGCGAGAAGGTGTCGGCGTCGTCGACCATCCTCGCCGAACTCGACGTGAAGTGAGCGAAGGCCTGACCAGGACCACAGGACGACAGGAGGACTGCGATGGTTGCCTTCCATCGACGTAACAAGCGGGTCAGCAGCGGCAACGTGACGCATCTGCGCCCGTTCCGCCATAACCAGCTGCGCGGTGCCGAAGACTATGACGACGATGCCGCGGACGACCACGACGACGTCGTCTACGAGCGCCAGCGGCCGCGCCGCCGCGGCATCTACCTGCTGCCCAACGCGTTCACCACCGCGGCGCTGTTCGCCGGCTTCTTCGCCATCGTGCAGGCGATGAACATGCGCTTCGACGTGGCCGCCATCGCGATCTTCGCGGCCATGGTGCTCGATGGCATGGACGGGCGCGTGGCGCGCATCACCAATACGCAGAGCGCGTTCGGCGAGCAGTATGACTCGCTGTCGGACATGACCTCGTTCGGCGTCGCGCCGGCGCTGGTGATGTACGAATGGATCCTGCATGACCTCGGCAAGTGGGGCTGGATCGCGGCCTTTGTCTACTGCACCTGCGCGGCGCTGCGGCTGGCGCGCTTCAACGCCAATATCGGCGTGGTCGACAAGCGCTTCTTCCAGGGCCTGCCCAGCCCGGCTGCCGCGGCACTGGTCGCCGGCTTTGTCTGGCTGGTGATCGACAACAAGCTGCCGGTCAAGGAGCTGTGGATGCCGTGGGTGGCGTTCGGCATCACGCTGTACGCGGGGCTGTCGATGGTGTCCAACGCGCCGTTCTACAGCGGCAAGGCGCTGGATGTGCGCTACCGCGTGCCGTTCGGCATGATGGTGCTGGTCCTGGTGCTGTTCGTGGTGGTGTCGACCGATCCGCCGGTGGCGCTGTTCGGGCTGTTCGTCGCCTACGCGATCTCGGGCTACGTGCTGTGGGGCTGGCGAGCCATCCATGGGCAGCCGGGCGGAGTCCGCAAGGTGCGCGAAAGCGGCAATGGCGGCAATGGCGGAAACGGCGGCAACGGTTGATGGTTGCCGGCAGGGAAGGGCGCTACGGCGCCCTTCGTGCTTTCCCGGTTTCACAATTGTTTTCACGCCGCGGCCACCGGGCCGTGGCATTCTGCAGTGTTTTCCACTTACCGTCAGGAGGATGTCATGGGCATGTTCGACTTCATCAAGGAAGCGGGGGAAAAGCTGTTCGGCACCGGCGAAGCCAAGGCGGCGCAGCAGGCCGCGGCGGCGGATGCGTCGGCCGAGAAGGTCGATGCCGCCAACCGTGCCGCGGGCGATGCGATCGAGGCGTATATCAGGAAGATGGGGCTCGATGCCACCGGGCTGATGGTGCAGGTGGATGGCTCGCAGGGCCTGGTGACGGTGTTCGGCGTGGCGCCCGACCAGGCTACGCGCGAGAAGATCATCCTGTGCGCCGGCAACGTCGATGGCGTGGACAAGGTCGAAGACAAGATGTCGGTCAACGTCGAGTCGTCCGAGTCGCAGTGGCATACCGTGGTCAAGGGCGACACGCTGTGGGCCATCGCGCAGGCCGCCTACGGCAACGGCGCCGAGTACAACAAGATCTTCGAGGCCAACAAGCCGATGCTTTCGCATCCGGACAAGATCTATCCGGGCCAGAAGTTGCGCATCCCGCCCAAGGGCTGAAAAGCGCGGCGACAAGCGGGCGCGTGCGGCAAAACCCTGTATTGCACGGGCGCGCCAAACCGGCTATAGTCGCTCTCATGATTTCGCGCCAAGTCCTACTCGCCCGCACCACCCTAGGTGGCCTACTAGGCCATCAGGTCGGGACGCGCGCGCGCTGAGGACAACGCTACCCTTAGCGCGGAATCCGTAAGGAACACCAACGCCCCGGCCTGCTCGTGCACGCCGGGGCGTTTTGCATTCCACAGCCGTGGAGCGCGGAACAGGCGGTAAGCCCCGGACACGGCAGGCCGGGGACAGCACACCAGAAGCTACTCAGGAGCTCCACAAAATGTCTGACAAACTCATCATTTTCGACACCACCTTGCGTGACGGCGAGCAGTCGCCCGGCGCTTCCATGACCCGCGAGGAAAAGATCCGTATCGCGCGCCAGCTGGAACGCCTGAAGGTCGATGTGATCGAGGCCGGTTTTGCGGCCAGCTCCAACGGCGACTTCGAAGCCATCCGCTCGATCGCCCAGGTGGTGAAGGATTCCACCATCTGCTCGCTGGCCCGCGCCAACGACAAGGACATCGCCCGCGCGGCCGAAGCGCTCAAGCCGGCCAACTCGTTCCGCATCCACACCTTCATCGCCACGTCCGCGCTGCACATGGAGAAGAAGCTGCGCATGACGCCGGACCAGGTGTACGAGCAGGCCCGCCTGGCAGTGCGCTTTGCGCGCCAGTTCACCGACGACATCGAGTTCTCGCCCGAGGACGGCAGCCGCTCGGACATGGACTTCCTGTGCCGCGTGCTCGAAGGCGTGATCGCGGAGGGCGCGACCACCATCAACCTGCCGGATACCGTGGGCTATGCCGTGCCGGAAGGCTACGCGGCGCTGATCCGCTCGGTGCGCGAGCGCATCCCGAATTCGGACAAGGCGATCTGGTCGGTGCACTGCCATAACGACCTCGGCATGGCAGTGGCCAACTCGCTCGCCGCGGTCAAGCTGGGCGGCGCGCGCCAGGTCGAGTGCACCATCAACGGCCTGGGCGAACGCGCCGGCAACACCAGCCTGGAAGAGGTGGTGATGGCGGTGAAGACCCGTCGCGACTACTTCGACCTGGACGTCGGCGTGGACACCACGCAGATCGTGCCGGCCTCCAAGCTGGTATCGCAGATCACCGGTTTCGTGGTGCAGCCGAACAAGGCTGTGGTCGGCGCCAACGCTTTTGCGCATGCCTCGGGCATCCACCAGGATGGCGTGCTCAAGGCGCGCGACACCTACGAGATCATGCGTGCGGAGGACGTGGGCTGGACCGCCAACAAGATCGTGCTGGGCAAGCTGTCGGGCCGCAACGCCTTCAAGCAGCGCCTGCAGGAACTCGGCATCGAGCTCGACAGCGAGAGCGAAGTCAACGCCGCCTTCACCCGCTTCAAGGAGCTGGCCGACCAGAAGGCCGAGATCTTCGACGAAGACATCATGGCGATCGTCTCGAACGAGGCCCAGCATGATGCGAACGAGCACTTCCGCTTCATCTCGCTGTCGCAGCGTTCCGAGACCGGCGAGCGCCCGCATGCACGCGTGGTGTTCAGCATGGACGGCCAGGAGCAGAGCGGCGAAGGCGAGGGCAACGGCCCGGTCGACGCCACGCTGCATGCGATCGAGTCGCGCGTGGCGAGCGGTGCCGAGATGGTGCTGTACTCGGTGAACGCGATCACCGGCGGCACCGAGGCCCAGGGCGAAGTGACCGTGCGCCTGTCCAAGGCCGGCCGCATCGTCAACGGTGTTGGCACGGACCCGGATATCGTCGCCGCCTCGGCCAAGGCCTACCTGGCCGCGCTGAACAAGCTGCACGACAAGGCCGTGCAGAAGATCAACCCGCAGATCTGACCAAGGCTTCTGCGTTAGACGGCGGACGGCTTACCCGGCCTGAGCGTACGGACCAAGCCCGCCATTCCCGACCCGGGGATGGCGGGCTTTTTCCATGGCCTCAGCGGCGCCGCTCGTCGGGATCGTAGAGCGGGTCCGGCGTGATCTGGGTCTGGCGCAGGATGCCGGCGTCGTCGAAATAGAAATTGAACAGCGACGGCCATACGTCTTCATGGAGGAACCGGTATGACCACACCTCGCGCCGCATCCGCGGGTAGTACTCGACCGGCAGCCGCGTCACGCCGAAATGCTCGGCGACGTCCTCCCGCGTCCAGGTGCCGACCTGTGCCTTGTACAGCTCCAGCGACGACAGCACGTTGCGGAAGCTGGTCAGGTTGCCGTTGCGGTCGAACTCGGCAGCATAGGCGTACTGGCCCAGCGGCTGCTTGGAGTAGATCCAGCGCGAGGTGCCGTCGGGCAGGTTGAAGATATCGGTGGGCGGCCCGAATGTCGCCTGGACCGCCGCCTTGGGCTGGCCGACCAGCTTGGTGCCCTCCTGGACCGGCATCAACGTGGTGCAGGCGCAGAGCAGTGCGGCAGCAAGTGTCAGCGTGAGCCGGCGGGCACTGCCGGCAATTGCAGGGTTCATCACGGCCTCGGTCAATGCTTTGCGGATATCGAGAGTGTAGTCCCGCGCCTGCCGTTGTGTGGTCTTGGCGCTCCTTTTTGCTGCTTCTTCGCCCAATATGATGGCATCCGAGCCAAATCCCGCCGGTCTCGCGCAAGTGGCCGTCATTTGCGCCAGATTGGCATGCTGCCGTACCATCCACCGCTTTCGGGGAGAGACTATGCGGGGCGTGGCGCGGTTGCGAGGTTGGCTGGGCGGCTTGTTGTTGGCAGTGGCAGCGGGCGCGTCCGCGCAGGAGCCGATCCGGCTGGGGATGATCGACGGACTTTCCGGCCCGTTCGCCAACGCGGGCGAGGCCGTGGCGCGCAACCTGCGCCTGGCGATCGAGCGCGTCAATGCCCGCGGCGGCGTCAAGACCGCCGAAGGCGCCCGGCCCTTCGAGCTGGTGACGTTCGACAGCAAGGGCAATGTCGACGAGAGCCTGATCCAGTTCCGCGCCCTGACTGACCGGCGCATTCCCTTCGTCCTGCAGGGCAACAGTTCGGCCGTGGCCGGGGCGCTGGTCTCTGCCGTCAACCGGCACAATGCGCGCCAGCCCGATGCGCGCGTGCTGTTCCTGAACTATTCGGCGGTCGATCCCAGCCTGACCAACGAGAACTGCAGCTTCTGGCATTTCCGTTTCGACGCCAGTGCCGACATGCGCATGCAGGCGCTGACCGAGGTCATCCGGCAGGACCAGTCCGTGCGCAAGGTCTACCTGATCGACCAGGACTACAGCTTCGGCCACCAGGTGGCGCGCTCGGCGCGCGAGATGCTGGCCGCGCGCCGCCCGGACATCCAGATCGTCGGCGACGAATTCCATCCGATCGGCAAGATCAAGGATTTTGCCCCCTATATCGCCAAGATCAAGGCGAGCGGCGCCGACGCGGTCATCACCGGCAACTGGGGCAACGACCTGACGCTGATGGTCAAGGCTGCGCGCGAGGGCGGGCTGCAGGCCAGGTTCTACACCTTCTACGGCAACGGCCTGGGCGCCCCCGCGGCAATGGGGGATGCCGGCGTCGGCCGCGTGCTGGCGGTGGCCGAATGGCACCCGAACGTGGGCGGCGCTGCCTCGGATGCGTTTTACCAGCAGTTCCGCGCGCGTTACCCCGAGCCGAAGGACGATTACGTGCATCTGCGCATGCAGATGATGGTGGAAATGCTGGCGCGCGCCATCGAGAAGGCGGGTACCACCGACGCGGTCAAGGTGGCGCGGGCGCTGGAGAACATGCGTTACGTCAACGACTTCCATGAAGCCACCATCCGCGCCGAGGACCACCAGGTGCTGCAGCCGCTGTATGTGTCCGTGATGGACAGGCAGGGCGGCGTGGTGCGGTTCGACAACGAGGGCTCGGGCTACGGCTTCCGCACCGTGCGCAAGCTGAAGGCGGCGCAGAGCACGCTGCCGACCACGTGCCGGATGGAGCGCCCTTGAGCGCTGGAATGCCGCGCGGGGGTTCCGATTCTCCTCGCGCGCCTTTTCGGCTATAATGCGCGGCTGTCGTCGACTGGCTCCTGGCCGGATGGCGGCAGATCCGTGACACGACGCATGCGGCGCATCCCGCGCTGTGGCGGTCGCAAGTGAAAGGAAATCATCATGGCAGTCGCCGATATCAACAAGTCCGAAGTCATCAAGCAGTTCGCCCGTGGCGCCAACGACACCGGCAGCCCCGAAGTGCAAGTGGCCCTGCTGACCACCCGCATCAACGAACTGACCCCGCACTTCAAGGCCAACATGAAGGATCACCATAGCCGCCGCGGCCTGCTGCGCATGGTGAGCCGCCGTCGCCGCCTGCTGGACTACCTCAAGTCCAACGACGCCGACCGCTACCGCGCCCTGATCGAAAAGCTGGGCCTGCGCAAGTAAGCTCGCGCAAGAGGTTGCGTACGATGGCAGCGCGATTCCTGGGTTTGCACGGTTTCGCGTGAGGCCTGGATGCCTGCTTCAGCATTGCTGGGGCAGGCATTTTGCATTTCTGGCCGGGCGATTGGGCGCGGGCCGGCAATGCTGCAGGTTGTTGGAGTGATTTTCGCTTCACTGCTTCCGGCGCGGATTCCGATTCGCCGGAAGTCCGTTGCGGCAAGGCGCGCAACGGAGTAAGTTGTTCTTTTTTTCTGGTTTTAGTATCCGGAACGGCCAAGGAAACAGGGCTTTGTGTCATTCCAGCGCGGCATCGGCAACAGTGACAGTGCCGCGCTGGAATGGCATAGCACTTCCCTGCGACTGCAGCTGTCTCCGGCAGTTAGCCTGCGGCTGAGAACGCAGGCGTGGCACGCTGCGCAATGATCGCGAGCAGTGATCGCGGCGTGCATGCAAGACAAGGAATGCTCATGTCCATGTTCAACAAGGTCGTCAAGGAATTCCAGTGGGGCCAGCACAAGGTCCGCATGGAAACCGGCGAAATCGCCCGCCAGGCCGGCGGCGCCGTGCTGGTCGATGTGGAAGACACCGTGGTGCTGGCGACCGTGGTCGCCGCCAAGAACCCGAAGCCGGGCCAGGACTTCTTCCCGCTGACCGTCGACTACATCGAGAAGACCTACGCGGCCGGCAAGATCCCCGGCGGCTTCTTCAAGCGTGAAGGCCGTCCGTCGGAAAACGAGACCCTGACTTCGCGCCTGATCGATCGTCCGCTGCGCCCGCTGTTCCCCGAAGGCTTCTACAACGAAGTGCAGGTGGTGGTGCACGTGGTGTCGCTGAACCCGGATGTGCCCGCCGACATCCCCGCCCTGATCGGCGCGTCGGCCGCGCTGGCCGTGTCGGGCATCCCGTTCAGCGGCCCGGTGGGCGCCGCGCGCGTCGGCTACAAGGACGGCCAGTACCTGCTGAACCCGACCCGCTCGCAGCTCGCCACCTCTGACCTGGACCTGATCGTCGCCGGTACCGAGCGCGCCGTGCTGATGGTGGAATCGGAAGCCAACCAGCTGTCGGAAGACGTGATGCTGGGCGCCGTGGTCTATGGCCACGAGCAGATGCAGACCGCCATCAACGCCATCCATGAACTGGTGCGCGAAGGCGGCAAGCCGGAGTGGGACTGGGCCCCGGCCGCCAAGAACGAGCCGCTGATCGCCAAGGTCACCGAAGTCGCGCTGCCGCTGCTGCAGGAAGCCTACCAGCTGCGCCAGAAGTCGGCGCGCAGCCAGAAGCTGAAGGAAGTGTCGGCCAACGTCGCCGCCGCGCTGGCGGAAGCCGGCGTGGAAGCCGACAAGGTGGAAGTCGGCAACATCATGTTCGACCTGGAAGCCAAGATCGTCCGCGGCCAGATCCTGAACGGCGAGCCGCGCATCGACGGCCGCGACACCCGCACCGTGCGCCCGATCGAGATCCGTTCGTCGGTGCTGCCGCGCGCGCACGGCTCGGCGCTGTTCACCCGCGGCGAGACGCAGGCGCTGGTGGTGGCCACGCTGGGCACCAAGAGCGACGAGCAGATCATCGACGCGCTGGCCGGCGAATACCGCGACCGCTTCATGCTCCACTACAACATGCCCCCGTTCGCCACCGGCGAGACGGGCCGCGTGGGCAGCCCGAAGCGCCGCGAAATCGGCCACGGCCGCCTGGCCAAGCGCGCACTGATCCCGGTGCTGCCGAAGGACGATGAATTCGCGTACACCATCCGCCTGGTTTCGGAAATCACCGAGTCCAACGGTTCGTCGTCGATGGCTTCGGTCTGCGGCGGCTGCCTGGCGCTGATGGACGCCGGCGTTCCGGTCAAGGCGCACGTGGCCGGCGTGGCCATGGGCCTGATCCTGGAAGGCAACAAGTTCGCCGTGCTGACCGACATCCTGGGCGATGAAGATCACCTGGGCGACATGGACTTCAAGGTGGCGGGTACCGACAACGGCATCACCGCGCTGCAGATGGACATCAAGGTCCAGGGCATCACCAAGGAGATCATGCAGGTCGCGCTGGCGCAGGCCAAGGAAGGCCGCCTGCATATCCTGTCGAACATGCAGGAAGCCATGGGCCACGCCCGCACCGAGCTGTCGGAGCACGCACCGCGCATGATCACGATGAAGATCCATCCGGACAAGATCCGCGAAGTGATCGGCAAGGGCGGCTCGACCATCCAGGCGCTGACCAAGGAAACCGGCACCACCATCGACATCCAGGAAGACGGCACCATCACCATTGCCTCGACCTCGACCGAAGGCATGGCCGAAGCCAAGCGCCGTATCGAGGGCATCACCGCGGAAGCCGAAGTGGGCAAGATCTACAACGGCACCGTGCTGAAGCTGC
Encoded proteins:
- a CDS encoding DUF3619 family protein → MSINERDIRERRFAHEIRTALDASAEALPADIAERLAAARRIALARRKAEVAVPVPQLAMPGPHVPMFDEDDSPLHRAGAWLRRLGLIWTLVALAAGLMGIYHWQQQKRVEELADVDAAMLLDDLPPTAYADEGFHVFLKHGQ
- a CDS encoding RNA polymerase sigma factor, encoding MATDQELTDFLASVERRAFKQAVFAVRDDEAALDIVQDAMIKLAEKYGDKGAAELPPLFQRILQNTIHDWFRRQKVRNTWVTLFSSLRDDRNGDDNDLLETLEAQAGSESAESSADKVERAQVMQIIEQEIQRLPARQREAFLMRYWEDMDVAETAAVMGCSEGSVKTHCSRATHTLAQALRARGVRL
- a CDS encoding acetolactate synthase 3 catalytic subunit — its product is MNMPSAEFSHADSNSSAAPEMIGAEILVHALAEEGVEYVWGYPGGAVLYIYDELHKQKKFEHILVRHEQAAVHAADGYARATGKVGVALVTSGPGVTNAVTGIATAYLDSIPMVVITGNVPTHAIGQDAFQECDTVGITRPIVKHNFLVKDVRDLAATIKKAFFIASTGRPGPVVVDIPKDVSRNACKYEYPKSIDMRSYNPVNKGHSGQIRKAVALLQNAERPYIYSGGGVVLANASDELRQLAAMTGHPVTNTLMGLGAFPGTHKQFVGMLGMHGTYEANMAMQNCDVLIAIGARFDDRVIGNPSHFTSQARKIIHIDIDPSSISKRVKVDIPIVGNVKDVLQELIAQLKASDVKPKREALAKWWEQIEQWRSVDCLKYDRDSEIIKPQYVVEKIWELTHGDAFICSDVGQHQMWAAQFYKFNEPRRWINSGGLGTMGVGLPYAMGIKKAFPEKEVVTITGEGSIQMCIQELSTCLQYDTPVKICSLNNGYLGMVRQWQEIEYDNRYSHSYMDALPDFVKLAEAYGHIGMRVEKTSDVEPALREAFRLKDRTVFLDFQTDPTENVWPMVQAGKGISEMLLGAEDL
- the ilvN gene encoding acetolactate synthase small subunit translates to MRHIISVLLENEAGALSRVVGLFSARGYNIETLTVAPTEDSSLSRMTIVTTGSDDIIEQITKHLNRLVEVVKVVDLTEGAHIERELMLVKVRAVGKEREEMKRTADIFRGRIIDVTEKTYTIELTGNGGKLDAFLDAIDRTAILETVRTGGSGIGRGERILKV
- the ilvC gene encoding ketol-acid reductoisomerase: MKVFYDKDADLSLIKGKNVTIIGYGSQGHAHALNLKDSGVNVTVGLRKSGASWNKAANAGLQVKEVAEAVKGADVVMILLPDEQIADVYKNEVHDNIKEGAALAFAHGFNVHYGAVIPRADLDVIMIAPKAPGHTVRATYTQGGGVPHLIAVHQNKSGAARDIALSYATANGGGRAGIIETNFREETETDLFGEQAVLCGGTVELIKAGFETLVEAGYAPEMAYFECLHELKLIVDLIYEGGIANMNYSISNNAEYGEYVTGPRVVTEETKKAMKQCLKDIQTGEYAKSFLLENKAGAPTLISRRRLNAEHEIEVVGEKLRAMMPWIAKNKMVDQSKN
- a CDS encoding phosphatidylserine decarboxylase, translated to MNYPHPLIAREGWPFLAGAFVISLLVHASAGFWWALPLWIITVFVLQFFRDPPRPIPSAPNAVLAPADGRIVVVEKTMDPYANREALKISVFMNVFNVHSNRVSVDGAVEKVEYFPGKFVNADLDKASVENERNAVVIRRATDGQVVTLVQVAGLVARRILCYTKVGDKLSRGQRYGFIRFGSRVDVYLPLDARPRVTIGEKVSASSTILAELDVK